The Dendropsophus ebraccatus isolate aDenEbr1 chromosome 2, aDenEbr1.pat, whole genome shotgun sequence DNA segment TAAGGTTGGTAGACCATCAGGACTGTACTGAAGCCAATGCCTTGAAAACACAAAGTAAGAGCTATAGCCATGGGACGAAATCTAGTAACAGGCTACCATAGACTGCTTTGCATCAGAAATAAATGACCATCTTGTCCATCACCTCCAAGCGTCACCATGTCAGTCAACCTCAGGGTGATTTGATGAATACGCTCATCTTTATTGTTTGCACAGAAATTGCTTAAAGGCACATATTTTGCCATTCTGTGAAGCTCACCTCCCGATACAATTGTAGCTGGAGGGATTTACCAGTTAAATGTTAGTCTTTTATCTTTATTACAGGCCCATTAAAATGAAAGGACCCATGACTTAGTTCAGTTCACAGGAAGCAATTTAAGTGGCAATATACATAGGGATAAAGTCTTTACAAAGTATTCCACTGTACCGATTTGCATAGTGAACAGCTAAATGTTTAAGACATgcttggtgttaccatggaataATGGTCCTCTATTTCATTGCATGTTGATTTTATTGCCATTCTATGTGTAAGGGAAGTATACGAGGACTtttacaaataaccaatataaatAGGAGTGTTAAAATTCTCACCTTTATATGGGTTATCATGCACAAATAATTTACACGTTGTGTTTGTGGAATAATAATTTTACCTGCGTTTATAGGTAGAAAAATAGTGGGCGCCCCTGAACAGTATCTAACAGATGCAGTATATTACATCTGACCTATCTACTTGTGAAAATGTGACTAACATGTATGATCTGAGCTGTTGTTGAACTCTCACGTTTCCCTTTCTTCCTTTTCTTGGCAGGCAACCTCTACTACTGCTAGCACTTTACTAGGCTGAAAATATATCACAAGTTACTCCACAAGAAAAAGTTAACCCTATAGTGCTGCAGCGAAGCTCCTGACATCAGTTAGAAGGTTTATAGTTTTTGATACATATTCATCAAGATAAAAGAATGATAGTGAATTTCATTCACATTATACTGTTAAATCTGATAATCCATTCAGGATCCTTGGAGAGCTGAGTGCTCAGTCCAATATGGGGTCATGGTGCTGGTTTTCAGGGAGTCGCCTATACAGTATACCCATCAATTGCAAAAGAATGTTACTGTGTCCACAGATATTTTCTGCTACAGATCTAGAAATGTtattaaaaagaataaaacatATAGCATATGATAGTTTACAAACGTGTTTCTGAGGACAGCTGCCTTCTTCCTCAGATTTGTACACAGTAATGGGATAGAAGCATATACATTTTAAAACTTTGGCGGGATAATGAACGGCCTCAGAAGTAAGAACAAAAaaccctgtatatatagatgtcATTCTGTGATGCAGAAAAAGGACAAAAGGTATATATAAAGTCAATCACGCAATAAAAACTGTAATCCATGCGTGAAAGAGAATTGTCTATAGCTTTTTCAGAAATAAAACAAGATACAATAAAATTATATACTGTGATACTTTGTGAGTCTTGTGTCTAATAAATCTGATAAGAAATGAAACTGTTTGTCTCCATTCAGTGAGGCTACAGTTCCTTCTAAAGGCTCTAAAAGGATAAACTGCGCTTTGATTTTTGGCTTATGAAAAAATTTGGATTATTTTCAGGATCAGTCTTTTTATCGCTAAGGTCAGATAATGATGGATTTTATGGTTTACTTTACGATggaaattatttatttttgtcaaTATAGCCATATGATGGCTTGTTTTTATGCAGGATGAGGTTTTTTTTCATGGTAACATTTATTGTGCTAAATAatgtaaaatacataaaattaaaaaagtgtagtggaataaaaacaaaaactgcaACAGACTTTTACAGATTTTAATTTAGTTCACAGTGTGGTCTAAATGACAAATTGTATTCTGCATGTGTCTATTGTTACAGTGATGGCAaatttatttagtttttgttttacTATCTTTACCTTTTAACAACTTTTAACacatcatttaaccccttcccgcacaagGACATTACTACATCCTCgcacgggtgggggagttcagagcaaggccgcgcggcaaccctgctctgaaccgccacagtcccgggtgcggcatggagcgggctattagcgggcacggtccgatcgccgagcccgctaattaagtcttcagatgcagctgtcaaagttgacagctgcatctgaatacttactgcagccttatccctggtgtctagtggggagatcgtctggtgccagccggggtctgcgccgtaatggcgctgatcccggctctgcattctattgcttttggctgcagcagccaaaagcaatagaacactgatctcatcgatctatgctgtatatactatacagcatagatctctatgagagatcagtgtgcttatactagaagtcccctagtatatgtgtaaaaaaaaaaaaaaaaaaaaaagtgttgttattaataaaaagccccctcccctaataaaagtttgaatcgcccccttttcccatgttataaataaaaataaataaataaataaacatgtttggtattgcctcgtgcgtaatcgcccgaactaataatttatcacattcctgatctcgcatggcaaaattgcacatttttggtcgcatcaaatccagaaaagttgtaataaaaagcgatcaaaaagtcgcatatgcgcaatcaaggtaccgatagaaagagcacattatggcgcaaaaaatgacacctcaaacagccccatagaccaaaggataaaagcgctataagcatgggaatagagcaattttaaggaacatatatttgttaacaatggtttgaattttttacaagccatcaaataaaataaaagttatacatgttacatatagtttaaatcaatgttttttttttttttttatttaaccgcgcatataatttttttttctagttttgcagcatattttctgcaaaaattctgcctgtcattgcaaagtacaattagtgacgcaaaaaataaagtctcatgtgggtctgtaggtgtaaaaatgcaactgctatgaccttttaagcacaaggaggaaaaaacaaaaacgcaaaaacaaaaattcctGTCCAGAAAAGGGTAATGGAAAGGGGTAACTATTTAAAATAATTATGAAAAAATTCCATAATCCTTCGTCACTCAAaaagcaaaacataaaaaaaactaaacttttttgAATAGTCTATGAAAATAGCTTAGTGaactattagatgggccgatgacggcctgatcaataatgtaaacaatcgCCGATATGCtagatttactgagcctattacacagctccatGATCTTTTAGCAAGAGATGtaccaatgtccgtgcagccctcgcCCTAgactgttaatacattacctctcaacGCTCTCGGTCTTCCCCTGCCTTCTGCTTGCTTCTGAGAGCCGCAGCTGCCATGTCAGAGCGGtcgctgagctgacaggccactcagccaattactggtcagtgattggctgactggcctGGCAGCTCAGAGACCATTTTGAAGTAGCAGCCGTGGCTCCAGGAACCAAGAAAAAGGCAGGGGAAGACCaaaagcaggtaatgtattaacaggttattcaattgttagccgtcagcagcggccaatgattttggtgtcagaccatttggcatgatcagccgatgattgttgtcatcagctgctcattgtctctattacacaaagcgattattgtatAAATTGGCCTGATTCACCGATTGTTGCTccatgtgatagggcccttagcgTACAAATGTTAAAGAAGCCATCAATATTACATAAGCTGGAGCCCGGCTCTCAGCACTCCTGTTTAAAGGGGCTGAGGTACTTGTGCAAGTGCTGTGTGCTTCAATGTTTACCTGTATTTGTCTTTGCATTTTCTGTACCTTTAGTAGCAGCAATGCAAAGAACTGCAGCATCTtcccaaacagctgatcagcagagcTGCCAGGAGTCCGTTCCTCCGTTAGTCTAATATTGATAACCCAACCGGAGGACTGCACAAGCTGTATAATCccttaaaggctgggttcacactacgtatatttcagtcagttttgtggtcctcatattgcaaccaaaaccagaagtggattaaaaacacagaaaggatctgttcacacaatgttgaaattgagtggatggccaccatataacagtaaataacggccattatttcaatacaacagccgttgttttaaaataacagcaaatatttgccattaaatggcggccatccactcaacttcaacattgtgtgaacagatcctttctgtgttttgaatccactcctggttttagttgcaataggaggaccacaatactgactgaaatatacgtagtgtgaacccagcctaaaggtgcaaAATTTTATTTTGAGCAATATGTAAGACAAGCAGTGATGTTAAGTGGGTGATTATAGCCTCCACATGGCAAATATGGGAATATGTTAATGTCATATAGGAAACAAGGAATAATCGTTTTGTGATTTTCTTTACTATTTAGTTTGAACCAGAACataccaatttttattttataaatgtatatacagtacagtagtgccttggattatgagcatatttTGTTCAGGaactgtgcttgtaattcaaatcacttaaaccaaagcaaactttcccataacaaatcattgaaatgcagatatTTGGTTCCACACACTAAAAATAACAAttttctattctgaataacatgtaaaacacatgACTGTACAGAATAGCAGTCGGCATGTGGAgtgtaatgtacagtaagtgcataaacctgaaaaaaacagcagcagttccccccaatgcagtagtgtagtacaacaagttagactagagaagcagggctgctgtcagaggtatgtatggtcacatgacagcaatagggaaggggtgtgtgttcagcatggaccaatcagaaagtgagaatcacagagctgtgcgggagGACAGAGatagaaacctttctatacagcagtgtaagtgcaggcacattatagcaggaatggagaggatgggaaaaaggGAATGGGaatagattacctccacagtcctgtcccctggtgtaAACCTTCCTTCCacctagtacaggaagctcttaaaccaagtcacaattttgaaaaactgtgagctcttcttgcaaaacgctctgaattcaagttactcttaaaccgaggtaccaatgtattacatacagtatattatatccctTATATGTAAATAACATTACCTATTTGTGGTATTATTACCTGAAGAGGGTTACATATAAGATATATTACCTCCCTTATATGTAAATAATTTTTACCTATTCGTGGTGTTCTCACCTAGAGGGCATGTGAGATTCATATTCTCATCTGCCATGCACATATAGGAAGCCATCTGCTAAGAGTGAGGTCATTGTTTCCATAGTAATCAAATTAcagtataattttgtaatgtagtTTAGAAATAAAGCTGCTCTTACAGCACATTCTCATACATGTTATGTCTTACCTTCCTTACATTTGCCTTAATAATAATCATTTCTGCATTGCACTTTCCATACCGGtatctatgcaaactgtttactTTGTGTCTGCATTTACATTGCATTCATAGACATACACCAATACGCTACTAAATGCCTGCATTTTTAAAGTGGCTATTTCAACTATCCTCTAAATAACCCTTTACTGTAATGAGAGCATAAAATGCTTAACAAGAGGATAGTCCTCTGTTTCATAATTCAGAGGTGTCACAATGGCAATAACCTTCCTTGCCATTTGTCTTTAGTGCAGTTGTGACACTTTGGCATGATCCATAATTTGGCAGCTATTTACTGTGACATTTTCCTTCAGCTGAGCCATAACATTCAGTAAAGTCATTATTTGGTTCCATTTACCATATAAATTGTATTGTTGTGCATGCATGCTAGCTACTACATTAGGAATCTTGAAAATGAGTAAATCTTGTAAAATAGATACCATCAGCACTCAATGGCAGAACAGTTTTGCTCCTCGGTAttgaagaggggggaaaaaagacgTATCAAGAATACATTCATTAAATGTCATTAagatgaagagaaaaaaaagaaactctGAGAGTATAATTATAATATTTGCACATGACAGGGCTGTTATACTTGGCCAGgcttccctttaaaaaaatatccTGGTGGGGATCTACCTTAATTTAAAAAGGCATTACGACATTCCAGCAGGACAATTAAATGTGAAGAATATCTGGGTCTTGGCCGGCTGAGGAGAAGAAAAGCAAAATTTAGACATGTGATTCTGATTCAAAGGGAAACAAGTGAAAGCTGCAACCATTTATTGCCACAAAGGGCAAACAAAACTCTAAAATTATACCTGTATACGAAGCATTGCCGACTGCAGTAAGCAAAAAAGTGCAGACTAGATCAAATGCAGACTGGTGGCTTCAGACTTCTCATCTGATAGTTAGCAAGCTTTGTAATACTAGTACATAAAGCACTGGTCAAAAAGTTATCAAAATATTAACAAAGCGTCCAAATCGAAAGCATACGCAAGACTACAAAGAGTTAAACTTCTGGAGCTGGACCAAAGTATATGTCTGTTTCTTTCCTAGTAATTGGGCAATTGTTTGATGTCTGAAAGAAAATTATCAGCTTGTTAAGTTACGCAATTGAAATAAAGTATTGTTGGGCAGTACAGAGCAGAAATTTATTTTGGAACCTTTTTGCAGAAGACCTTATGCTAGTAGCAAACTCTTTACTGACTGACTTACTGACACGaataatgttcttaaaccaaaaccTTTAATCATTCAGATCAGGTTTAAGTGTTTTGAGCAAATATGAAAAAAGATCCAGAGAATAACATAGGAGCCATTCACAATTTTATAATAAAAACTTCACCAATATTATTTTAAAAGGCTTTATTTTAGGACAATCAACCTTaataaatgggggaggggggggggattaaaaaaCCATTTCCAGACAATCAAGGCTTGTATACgaaatattacattatatattatttatttaaatacaaaGCAGAAAAATAATTCTCTCTCTTTACACACATAATAATCATATATAATGATAATTAAATCTATATTTTTATTACTTATATAGGCACTTGTAAGGTTAATCGGTGTAATATCAAATGAGATCCCTACAATTTAATacgcgatttttttttctttgttgaaTGAAAACATTTTACCAACACCTAGATACAGTTTTTTAATCTCCCATCCATTAACGGCAACATGTTTTAGACATTTCCCGGCAGAAAGTACCATTTTCATTGTGATTTATATCATTGTTCTGTTTTTACAGCTTGCTGTTGACAAGGTGAGGTAGTTCGACTACAATTTTCCCAATGTTTTTCCCTGTGTACATATAATCTACAGCTCGGAATACAGACTCCAAACCTGTAAACTTGCCTTCTGCTGATTGTTCTCCATGGTCCACCTCACACACCAGTTTCCCATTTTGGTAGAGTTTCACCAAAGCCATTAATGCTTCCTTGTATTCAGACATATAATGGGTCAAGAAAAAGCCATGAATGCTGGCAGATTTCCGTATTAAAATTGCAGGCATAGCCCCAGCTTTAACAGGCAAAATACCACTAGATGTCTGATAGCCAGAAATAAAACCAATTATGATAAGATGACCCTTGGTCGCTAAACAGTCAACTGACATGTTGAACATTTCCCCTCCAACAGACTCATACACAACATCTACTCCTTCGGGAATTGTTTTCTTTATAACAGAAGCCACACTTTCAGATTTGTAATTGATTGGGAGATCACAACCTATAGACTTTAGGAATCCGGCCTTCTCGTCAGAAGAACATGTCCCAATGACATAGCATTTGGCATTTTTTGCCAGTTGTACGGCAAATTGTCCTgttccaccagcagcagcagtcacCAGAACCTTCTTCCCTTCGGACAAATGCCCAAACTCTTTGAGACTGATGTAAGCAGTTGTGCCGCTGATGAGCAAAGTTAAAAGCTCTGGTTTTACTAAAGGCACAGGAATAGCCATACCAGCTGGCACAGTTATATATTCAGCAAAACTACCACTTTTAACATATGCTACAGGTTGCCCGACTGTAAAGTCTTTACTAGCACTGAGCCCTAGGGCTACTACTTCACCAATTCCTTCAAATCCAATATCAAAGGGAGGCTTTACAGATGTGTCATATCGGCCAGATGAAAAGTTTATGTCCGATGCATTGATACCAATgtatctggaggcaaagaaagaagAAGTGTTAAACAATAGAATTCCAACTTCAAGAAAAATATTGTAGTAGAAGCATGTAGCCATAATGTAAAATGCTTGaatataataattaataaaaaaaataaaataaataaaataaaattatctccttccaaaataatatttttgtaTTTGATATTATTAATGGTGTCCTAGGATGTCATTTATAAATCCTTGAGTAGCACCCTAAGTAATTCAGTAAaaaagcttaaggctatgttcacactacgtatatttccggccgtagtgcgaatcgcgaatatacgcccgtagttttgaggttgatgcgtacgcttgaaagtatacgatatccgGCCGCataatgcacactatgtatgagcctacggccggatcatatacggcgccgtgaaaaatgaacaagaccattgtttgcgtctggaaatgttccaactcacggccctggatttcaatgcggccccatatggaatacttttttcagccaaatcgaacttgatttttatattaaaaaggttctgtgtggtttactgggctgggcgaagatttccaagtaaatgacctgttcagaccgcttcgaaacaagctaggaagcataactgtactacggggcGTATCTTCGCGGTTctcccgcatgttcgcaatctggccgcatgtctatttttcccacggccgtagtttcagccgcacatgtccggctgc contains these protein-coding regions:
- the PTGR3 gene encoding prostaglandin reductase 3, with translation MSLQCARAGLRLLSHGRQGKRTWPLICTARAIVDMSYSHHFVDFQGSSIPTSMKKLVVTQLSSDFRKAVTLMPNVPVPVPGDGELLIRNRYIGINASDINFSSGRYDTSVKPPFDIGFEGIGEVVALGLSASKDFTVGQPVAYVKSGSFAEYITVPAGMAIPVPLVKPELLTLLISGTTAYISLKEFGHLSEGKKVLVTAAAGGTGQFAVQLAKNAKCYVIGTCSSDEKAGFLKSIGCDLPINYKSESVASVIKKTIPEGVDVVYESVGGEMFNMSVDCLATKGHLIIIGFISGYQTSSGILPVKAGAMPAILIRKSASIHGFFLTHYMSEYKEALMALVKLYQNGKLVCEVDHGEQSAEGKFTGLESVFRAVDYMYTGKNIGKIVVELPHLVNSKL